One region of Microbacterium sp. M28 genomic DNA includes:
- a CDS encoding PLD nuclease N-terminal domain-containing protein, with protein MVRLLFIGGLLALVFWVFSIVDCAVQPATRHRGVSKGVWIAIVVLIPVIGGILWFTIGRFRAGGKGAPRSVAPDDDPEFLRSISKTEQDDRIRRLEEELARLDDENDGPAEPRS; from the coding sequence GTGGTTCGACTGTTGTTCATCGGAGGCCTGCTGGCCCTCGTCTTCTGGGTGTTCAGCATCGTCGACTGCGCGGTGCAGCCGGCGACGCGGCACCGCGGCGTGTCCAAGGGCGTGTGGATCGCGATCGTGGTCCTGATCCCCGTCATCGGCGGCATCCTCTGGTTCACGATCGGCCGCTTCCGCGCCGGCGGCAAGGGCGCACCCCGCTCGGTCGCACCGGACGACGACCCTGAGTTCCTGCGCAGTATCAGCAAGACGGAGCAGGACGACCGCATCCGTCGTCTCGAGGAAGAGCTCGCCCGCCTGGACGACGAGAACGACGGCCCGGCGGAACCGCGGTCGTGA
- a CDS encoding PPK2 family polyphosphate kinase produces MSTHGWHADASEILRVDSGFRLERLEADSTPGYDGDKHRAAKDLAHRVQELGELQERLWAQSRVDETRHAVLLVLQAMDSAGKGGIVRHVVGGVDPQGVELAAFKAPTDEERAQDFLRRVEKRLPSPGYIGVFDRSHYEDVLIGKVRSLADAAEIERRYDAINAFESRVAASGTRIIKVMLHISPEEQKERLMERLERPDKHWKYNPGDVDERLLWPDYMAAYQTVFERTSTDAAPWYVVPADHKWYARLAVQELLISALQDTDPQWPVADFDVEAEKKRLAAS; encoded by the coding sequence ATGAGCACACACGGCTGGCACGCCGACGCATCCGAGATCCTTCGCGTGGACAGCGGATTCCGCCTGGAGAGGCTCGAGGCGGACAGCACGCCGGGCTATGACGGCGACAAGCATCGCGCTGCCAAGGATCTCGCGCACCGCGTGCAGGAACTCGGTGAGCTGCAGGAGCGGCTGTGGGCGCAGAGCCGAGTGGACGAGACGCGTCACGCCGTGCTGCTCGTGCTGCAGGCGATGGACTCTGCCGGAAAGGGCGGGATCGTCCGGCACGTGGTCGGCGGCGTCGACCCCCAGGGGGTCGAGCTCGCCGCCTTCAAGGCGCCGACCGACGAGGAGCGTGCGCAGGACTTCCTCCGGCGGGTCGAGAAGCGGCTTCCCTCGCCCGGCTACATCGGCGTCTTCGACCGCTCGCACTACGAGGACGTGCTGATCGGGAAGGTGCGATCCCTCGCGGATGCCGCCGAGATCGAACGCCGCTACGACGCGATCAACGCGTTCGAGTCGCGCGTCGCGGCATCGGGGACGCGCATCATCAAGGTCATGCTGCACATCTCCCCGGAGGAGCAGAAGGAGCGGCTCATGGAGCGGCTCGAACGTCCGGACAAGCACTGGAAATACAACCCCGGAGACGTCGACGAGCGGCTGCTGTGGCCGGACTACATGGCCGCCTACCAGACCGTGTTCGAGCGGACCTCGACCGATGCCGCGCCCTGGTATGTCGTCCCGGCAGACCACAAGTGGTACGCGCGACTCGCGGTGCAGGAGCTGCTGATCTCGGCCCTGCAGGACACCGACCCGCAATGGCCGGTCGCCGACTTCGACGTGGAAGCCGAGAAGAAGCGCCTCGCCGCGAGCTGA
- the menD gene encoding 2-succinyl-5-enolpyruvyl-6-hydroxy-3-cyclohexene-1-carboxylic-acid synthase: MTASPATDAAARLFASLIGHGVRDVVLSPGSRSQALALAATHFARQGSLRVHVRIDERVAGFTALGIAREQRVPVAVVCTSGTAVANLLPATMEAFHAGVPLLLLTADRPPELRGVGANQATVQPGLFAPFARLSIDAPVPGDDGDFDWTALGERAVAVALGAETAPSEEVVIRPTAAPIVGVAGPVHLNLPSREPLSAALSSSAIAMPGPVPAAAPMTPLTVQHGPRTLVLAGADAGPDAEAVAHAGGWPLVAEIVSGARFGRDLVHGYRGLLRDDALGGRVQRVIVFGHPTLSREATALLRRTDIEIIAVRSGGEALDLNGRTTPVASVVVAEGEPDRAWLGSWRAASAAASVDLTDPAPDAEGLLSTDPAVRREAVATELAAVRRPLDRTLLADAVWRATWPHDRLVFGSSRLVRAADAVLPGKKVPVHANRGLAGIDGTIATAMGIAIASQTGGPAGTTRVLLGDLTFLHDVGALLLPPDEREPRLQVIVGNDRGGTIFDSLEVATQAPVEDLDRAFYTPHTVGFEHLARAYGWEYQRVTTRAVLDQVLTAPAGGRQLIEVPLER, from the coding sequence GTGACGGCCTCTCCGGCCACGGATGCCGCGGCTCGCCTGTTCGCGTCGCTCATCGGCCACGGCGTCCGCGACGTCGTGCTGTCACCGGGGTCCCGTTCTCAGGCTCTCGCGCTCGCCGCGACGCACTTCGCCCGGCAGGGCTCGCTGCGCGTGCACGTGCGGATCGATGAACGCGTCGCGGGTTTCACGGCCCTGGGCATCGCACGCGAGCAGCGCGTCCCGGTCGCCGTGGTGTGCACCTCGGGCACGGCGGTCGCGAACCTGCTGCCCGCCACGATGGAGGCGTTCCACGCCGGTGTCCCGCTTCTGCTGCTGACGGCGGACCGTCCGCCGGAACTGCGCGGAGTCGGTGCGAATCAGGCCACCGTCCAACCCGGACTGTTCGCCCCGTTCGCTCGGCTCAGCATCGACGCGCCGGTGCCGGGGGACGATGGCGACTTCGACTGGACGGCGCTCGGCGAACGCGCCGTGGCGGTCGCGCTCGGCGCGGAGACGGCTCCGTCCGAAGAGGTCGTCATCCGGCCGACCGCGGCGCCCATCGTGGGCGTCGCCGGTCCCGTACACCTGAACCTCCCCTCGAGGGAGCCGCTGTCCGCCGCGCTCTCGTCGTCGGCCATCGCGATGCCGGGGCCGGTGCCGGCCGCGGCCCCGATGACGCCGCTGACCGTGCAGCACGGGCCACGGACGCTCGTCCTCGCCGGTGCCGACGCCGGGCCCGACGCCGAGGCCGTCGCGCATGCGGGCGGCTGGCCACTGGTCGCCGAGATCGTCAGCGGCGCGCGCTTCGGGCGCGATCTCGTCCACGGTTACCGCGGACTTCTGCGGGACGACGCCCTCGGCGGACGCGTCCAGCGCGTGATCGTGTTCGGCCACCCGACCCTCAGCCGCGAGGCGACGGCGCTGCTTCGCCGCACCGACATCGAGATCATCGCCGTTCGATCGGGCGGAGAGGCGCTGGACCTCAACGGGCGCACGACACCCGTGGCATCCGTCGTCGTGGCGGAGGGCGAGCCCGATCGTGCCTGGCTCGGCTCCTGGCGCGCAGCATCGGCCGCGGCATCCGTCGACCTGACCGACCCGGCGCCGGATGCCGAAGGCCTGCTGTCGACGGACCCGGCCGTCCGACGCGAGGCGGTCGCCACCGAGCTCGCCGCCGTCCGCCGTCCGCTGGATCGGACGCTGCTCGCGGATGCCGTCTGGCGCGCGACGTGGCCGCACGACCGGCTCGTGTTCGGGTCGTCCCGACTCGTGCGCGCCGCGGACGCGGTGCTGCCGGGCAAGAAGGTACCCGTGCACGCCAACCGTGGACTCGCCGGCATCGACGGGACCATCGCGACGGCGATGGGCATCGCGATCGCGAGTCAGACCGGCGGCCCGGCCGGCACCACGCGCGTCCTGCTCGGCGACCTGACCTTCCTGCACGACGTCGGTGCACTGCTGCTCCCGCCCGACGAACGCGAGCCGCGGCTTCAGGTGATCGTCGGCAACGACCGCGGAGGAACGATCTTCGACTCGCTCGAGGTCGCCACGCAGGCACCCGTCGAGGATCTCGACCGCGCCTTCTACACACCGCACACCGTCGGCTTCGAACACCTCGCACGCGCATACGGCTGGGAGTATCAGCGCGTCACGACGCGGGCCGTCCTGGACCAGGTGCTCACGGCTCCTGCGGGCGGACGCCAGCTCATCGAGGTTCCGCTCGAGCGCTGA
- a CDS encoding SdrD B-like domain-containing protein has product MSKDDSARPRARTFMHWLAGILVALLAVGGLSTPAFAAGGKVTLFPVGSGSEHDGMPVLTEGGTYDLQIGYGSMDDGAVVEIALPEGITIPDPALVVPAGNTAVESLAMNDAGRLVVTFKDPFPADVNQGVLDLRFTVDVVEQSEVRDLVWEVDGEQTKQTVIVTDEGDSPRDTATAANKSVSWVSIPHTVVDGRVVLDESVLDIELPYTVTISSEQAREVVLADTLGAHLAFVDGSLAGSKVVRDVNDLNPVTTAIDGLPAISGTTFEHTFAAEANSVYTFTYKARIADAAALAAVRDELQAAYDAIDEVDGGSYTITLTNAADINGEKRSATTTITGSVKGQERPATGRAFSKHVDPTAVALDEQLAAGATLPDGIPVTYTLGADLTVFAEFADGPFALNRNVVIRDTLADQATWNIDDSGFLRLTDQDGDEIVLAPASGLSGNAENAIAADAYINTYVVSGQTIYVNIGRDTAKSYTLTAKATIRSLTAWPSSDTQYATQYRVDNTAYFVYAEGRYEAKGASTTITVPKDTTGGIDDPSRFAKTTKGGTVTVSSGTSASIPYTFTIGQGVGDAANSRIIDDIDHDVFDVTEKTLPQIKASLTGMYDWNYPLDGDTFDLSIDDAGDLVIAPNAAFPKAASWGATAVAPYTGTWNITLSLPTHVLQGKQTLDVVNSARYEGADQEIVFTSSSSTTATSFGNEMEVRKRVYDAATGTFTSNLRVGTDADGALLQDEFVYRVALMPHGTFAHMVEDVVDHLPEGVEFVGFVAADDVATGEITAGTTYAIPGSKLVASYDADAETVTVERGPVTPGATTALHFKVRIVDHEPNVGITNVIGSTGATITPTNDYPLSLLKRDSTNAATLITDAGARFSVLAADRSTVVLSDLRVTEGKIITAEGKTPVVAEPGEYWLREDVAPAGYERATELRRIVVGEDGASEDVVLFNTPGATVEPERSYAIGDVVWIDADKDGIQDDAEQVLPGVTVELFRDGQVIGTTTTDDRGRYMFDELPAGEYRVKFTLTDEQKQVYGFTVADAGDEDAVDSDADPATGLTATIVLGADNTRLTHDYPWGEVRATEGIDPTWDAGVIVRDLVDPVDPVDPVDPVDPTSPDQPAPDTAGGVDPAQPGTPGVNELPRTGGALPLGLAVTALLLLVAGAAAMTRRRRSV; this is encoded by the coding sequence ATGTCCAAGGACGATTCGGCGCGCCCGCGCGCGCGCACTTTCATGCACTGGCTGGCCGGGATCCTGGTCGCTCTGCTCGCCGTCGGAGGCCTCAGCACTCCGGCGTTCGCTGCGGGCGGCAAGGTCACGCTGTTCCCGGTCGGATCCGGAAGCGAGCACGACGGGATGCCGGTGCTGACCGAAGGCGGGACGTACGACCTGCAGATCGGCTACGGGAGCATGGACGACGGAGCGGTGGTCGAGATCGCCCTTCCGGAGGGGATCACGATCCCGGATCCTGCGCTCGTGGTGCCTGCGGGCAACACGGCGGTCGAGTCGCTCGCGATGAACGATGCGGGGCGCCTGGTCGTGACGTTCAAGGACCCGTTCCCGGCGGATGTCAACCAGGGTGTCCTCGATCTGCGGTTCACCGTCGACGTCGTCGAGCAGTCCGAGGTGCGCGACCTCGTCTGGGAGGTCGACGGCGAGCAGACGAAGCAGACCGTGATCGTGACCGACGAGGGCGACTCGCCGCGCGACACTGCGACCGCCGCGAACAAGTCGGTCTCATGGGTGTCGATCCCGCACACGGTCGTGGACGGCAGGGTGGTCCTGGACGAGAGCGTGCTGGACATCGAGCTCCCGTACACCGTGACCATCTCGAGCGAGCAGGCCCGTGAGGTCGTGCTCGCCGACACGCTCGGCGCACATCTCGCATTCGTCGACGGCTCGCTCGCCGGCTCCAAGGTCGTCCGCGACGTGAACGACCTCAACCCGGTCACCACGGCCATCGACGGCCTGCCCGCCATCTCGGGCACGACCTTCGAGCACACCTTCGCCGCCGAGGCCAACTCGGTCTACACGTTCACGTACAAGGCGCGCATCGCGGATGCCGCAGCGCTCGCCGCCGTGCGGGACGAACTCCAGGCAGCGTACGACGCGATCGACGAGGTCGACGGCGGCAGCTATACGATCACGTTGACCAATGCGGCCGACATCAACGGCGAGAAGCGCTCGGCCACCACGACCATCACCGGCTCGGTGAAGGGCCAGGAGCGCCCGGCGACCGGCCGCGCCTTCAGCAAGCACGTCGACCCGACGGCTGTGGCGCTCGACGAGCAGCTCGCCGCCGGTGCGACGCTGCCTGACGGCATCCCGGTCACGTACACGCTCGGCGCCGACCTGACCGTGTTCGCCGAGTTCGCGGACGGGCCGTTCGCGCTGAACCGCAACGTCGTCATCCGCGACACCCTGGCCGACCAGGCGACCTGGAACATCGACGACTCGGGCTTCCTCCGACTGACCGATCAGGACGGTGACGAGATCGTCCTCGCCCCGGCGTCCGGTCTGTCCGGCAACGCCGAGAACGCGATCGCGGCGGACGCGTACATCAACACCTACGTCGTCTCCGGGCAGACGATCTACGTGAACATCGGCAGGGACACCGCCAAGAGCTACACCCTCACGGCGAAGGCGACCATCCGATCGCTGACCGCGTGGCCGTCGTCCGACACGCAGTATGCGACCCAGTATCGAGTCGACAACACGGCCTACTTCGTCTACGCCGAGGGCCGCTACGAGGCGAAGGGCGCCTCGACGACCATCACGGTCCCGAAGGACACCACCGGCGGCATCGACGACCCGAGCAGGTTCGCGAAGACGACCAAGGGCGGCACCGTCACGGTCAGCTCCGGAACATCGGCGTCGATCCCGTATACCTTCACGATCGGCCAGGGCGTCGGGGATGCCGCGAACTCGCGCATCATCGACGACATCGATCATGACGTGTTCGACGTCACGGAGAAGACCCTCCCGCAGATCAAGGCGTCGCTGACAGGCATGTACGACTGGAACTATCCGCTGGACGGCGACACGTTCGACCTGTCGATCGACGACGCCGGCGACCTCGTGATCGCGCCCAACGCGGCCTTCCCGAAGGCAGCCTCGTGGGGTGCGACGGCTGTGGCGCCGTACACGGGGACGTGGAACATCACGCTCTCGCTGCCCACGCACGTGCTGCAGGGCAAGCAGACGCTGGACGTCGTGAACTCGGCACGCTACGAGGGCGCCGACCAGGAGATCGTCTTCACTTCGAGCTCCAGCACGACGGCCACGAGCTTCGGCAACGAGATGGAGGTGCGCAAGCGCGTGTACGACGCGGCGACCGGCACGTTCACGTCGAACCTCCGCGTCGGCACGGATGCCGACGGCGCACTGCTGCAGGACGAGTTCGTCTACCGCGTCGCGCTGATGCCGCACGGCACGTTCGCGCACATGGTCGAGGACGTCGTCGATCACCTTCCCGAAGGCGTCGAGTTCGTCGGCTTCGTGGCGGCGGACGATGTCGCGACGGGGGAGATCACGGCGGGGACGACGTATGCGATCCCCGGCTCGAAGCTCGTCGCTTCGTACGATGCCGATGCCGAGACCGTCACGGTCGAACGCGGGCCGGTGACGCCCGGCGCGACGACCGCGCTGCACTTCAAGGTGCGCATCGTCGACCACGAGCCGAACGTGGGCATCACGAACGTGATCGGATCCACCGGCGCGACGATCACCCCGACGAACGACTATCCGCTCAGCCTGCTCAAGCGCGACAGCACGAACGCGGCCACCCTGATCACGGATGCCGGTGCCCGGTTCTCGGTGCTCGCGGCGGACCGGAGCACGGTCGTGCTGAGCGATCTGCGCGTCACCGAGGGCAAGATCATCACGGCCGAAGGGAAGACGCCTGTCGTCGCCGAACCCGGTGAGTACTGGCTGCGCGAGGACGTCGCTCCGGCGGGATACGAGAGGGCGACCGAGCTGCGCCGAATCGTCGTGGGCGAGGACGGGGCGTCGGAGGATGTGGTGCTGTTCAACACGCCCGGTGCGACGGTGGAGCCCGAGCGGTCGTACGCCATCGGCGACGTCGTCTGGATCGACGCCGACAAGGACGGCATCCAGGATGATGCCGAGCAGGTGCTGCCCGGCGTGACCGTGGAGCTGTTCCGCGACGGCCAGGTGATCGGCACGACCACGACCGACGACCGCGGCCGCTACATGTTCGATGAGCTGCCGGCGGGGGAGTACCGGGTGAAGTTCACCCTCACGGACGAGCAGAAGCAGGTCTACGGCTTCACCGTGGCGGATGCCGGGGATGAGGATGCCGTCGACTCCGATGCGGATCCGGCGACCGGTCTGACCGCGACGATCGTGCTCGGCGCGGACAACACGCGACTCACCCACGACTACCCGTGGGGAGAGGTCCGCGCGACCGAGGGAATCGATCCGACGTGGGATGCCGGGGTGATCGTGCGGGACCTGGTGGATCCGGTGGATCCGGTGGATCCGGTGGATCCGGTGGACCCGACGTCGCCCGACCAGCCCGCTCCGGACACCGCCGGTGGCGTCGACCCCGCCCAGCCGGGGACGCCGGGCGTCAACGAGCTGCCGCGCACCGGTGGCGCGCTGCCGCTGGGGCTCGCCGTGACGGCGCTCCTGCTGCTGGTCGCCGGCGCGGCGGCCATGACCCGACGACGCCGCAGCGTGTGA
- a CDS encoding CDGSH iron-sulfur domain-containing protein has product MTGERATITPYPDGPLLVRGDVDLRTPDGEPVQRNRRTVALCRCGLSMIKPFCDGTHKAAGFRTEGD; this is encoded by the coding sequence ATGACCGGCGAACGCGCGACCATCACGCCCTACCCCGACGGTCCGCTGCTCGTCCGCGGGGACGTCGACCTGAGGACGCCCGACGGCGAACCCGTGCAGCGCAACCGCCGCACGGTCGCCCTGTGCCGATGCGGGTTGTCCATGATCAAGCCGTTCTGCGACGGGACGCACAAAGCGGCCGGCTTCCGCACGGAGGGTGACTGA
- a CDS encoding iron-containing redox enzyme family protein, translating to MSLTAIAPAVGLPFSDRGPLSAAVLRHLSGDAQAGDHRRLADEALARTEDVIRDDDIQLALFALYASAYGSIEAFSPETEWDPELIGTRRMLEERFEQALRAQIPQPDLPEPTADAVARSLFALTAADAGPSVSRHLARTATLDQAREFFIQRSVYTLREADPHSWAIPRLQGRAKAALVEIQTDEYGGGRPDRVHATIFAASMRGVGLDDTYAAYVDDVPAITLAALNMMSMFGLNRRLLGAIVGHLAAFEMTSSIPSRMYADGLRRLGFGEHVTDYFDEHVEADAVHEQIAARDLAGGLAEDRPDLLPDIMFGAIACLTVEGWFGEHLLDAWTRGESSLRTAAGS from the coding sequence GTGTCGCTCACCGCCATCGCTCCCGCCGTCGGGCTCCCGTTCTCGGATCGCGGTCCGCTCAGCGCCGCCGTCCTCCGGCATCTCAGCGGTGACGCCCAGGCCGGCGACCATCGACGGTTGGCGGACGAGGCGCTCGCACGCACGGAGGATGTCATCCGCGACGACGACATCCAGCTCGCGCTCTTCGCCCTCTACGCCTCGGCGTACGGCTCGATCGAGGCGTTCTCACCGGAGACGGAATGGGATCCGGAGCTGATCGGCACCCGCCGGATGCTGGAGGAGCGATTCGAACAGGCCCTCCGCGCACAGATCCCGCAGCCCGATCTGCCGGAACCGACCGCCGATGCCGTCGCGCGCTCGCTGTTCGCGCTGACCGCGGCCGACGCAGGTCCCAGCGTGTCAAGGCACCTCGCCAGGACCGCGACGCTGGACCAGGCCAGAGAGTTCTTCATCCAGCGCTCCGTCTACACGCTGCGCGAAGCGGATCCGCATTCCTGGGCCATCCCGCGACTGCAAGGGCGCGCGAAGGCCGCACTCGTCGAGATCCAGACGGACGAATACGGCGGCGGGCGGCCCGATCGCGTGCACGCGACGATCTTCGCGGCATCCATGCGCGGCGTCGGGCTGGACGACACCTACGCAGCGTACGTCGATGACGTGCCGGCGATCACGCTCGCCGCGCTCAACATGATGTCGATGTTCGGACTCAACCGGCGCCTGCTCGGAGCCATCGTGGGTCACCTCGCCGCGTTCGAGATGACGTCGTCGATCCCGAGCCGCATGTATGCGGACGGATTGCGCCGACTCGGCTTCGGAGAACACGTGACCGACTACTTCGACGAGCACGTCGAAGCGGACGCGGTGCACGAGCAGATCGCCGCACGGGACCTGGCCGGAGGTCTCGCCGAGGACCGCCCGGATCTGCTCCCGGACATCATGTTCGGCGCGATCGCCTGTCTGACGGTCGAGGGCTGGTTCGGCGAGCATCTGCTGGATGCCTGGACGCGAGGCGAATCGTCGCTGCGGACGGCGGCCGGATCATGA
- a CDS encoding isochorismate synthase MenF, with protein MSNSLVVQTREIEPVEDLLAYADPEAPLAWLRRGDGFVAAGSGVAAVIRVAAGEGSSRAAIAAESWRRLCADAEIDDTVKLPGSGLVAFGALTFDEDSAADSILVVPSVIVGKRNGRSWITRIGDAAPLAEREYGPHWAGTVGPGAQTPEGYQASVGAALERIGAGELSKVVLARDLAGTIPAGSDLRRLVRALSTGYPDTWTFAVDGLIGASPETLVTAQQGTVTARVLAGTIGRGADPDADTVASAALASSTKDLDEHQYAVQSLLVALRPHVRALAASEQPFLLKLPNLFHLATDVEGELSDGESALDLVGALHPTAAVAGTPTDVAIAAIRELEPFDRGRYAGPVGWVDAAGDGEWAIALRCAQFDTDADADAPIAVTAYAGAGIVAGSDPETELLETRVKFRPLVDALA; from the coding sequence GTGAGCAACAGCCTGGTCGTGCAGACCCGTGAGATCGAACCGGTCGAGGATCTGCTGGCCTACGCCGACCCCGAGGCTCCGCTCGCGTGGTTGCGCCGCGGCGACGGCTTCGTCGCGGCGGGATCCGGTGTCGCCGCGGTGATCCGGGTAGCAGCCGGCGAGGGTTCTTCCCGCGCGGCGATCGCCGCCGAGTCCTGGCGTCGCCTCTGCGCGGACGCCGAGATCGACGACACCGTGAAGCTGCCCGGATCCGGTCTCGTGGCCTTCGGCGCTCTCACTTTCGACGAGGACTCCGCCGCCGACAGCATCCTCGTCGTACCGTCGGTCATCGTCGGCAAGCGCAACGGCCGCAGCTGGATCACCCGCATCGGCGACGCGGCACCGCTCGCCGAACGCGAGTACGGACCGCACTGGGCCGGGACGGTCGGCCCCGGCGCGCAGACCCCCGAGGGCTACCAGGCATCGGTCGGCGCTGCCCTGGAGCGCATCGGCGCCGGCGAGCTCAGCAAGGTCGTCCTCGCCCGCGATCTCGCGGGCACGATCCCTGCAGGCTCCGATCTGCGCCGCCTCGTCCGCGCGCTGTCGACCGGCTACCCCGACACCTGGACGTTCGCCGTCGACGGCCTCATCGGCGCCAGCCCGGAGACCCTCGTGACCGCGCAGCAGGGCACGGTCACCGCCCGCGTGCTGGCCGGGACGATAGGGCGCGGTGCGGATCCGGACGCGGATACGGTCGCCTCGGCAGCCCTCGCTTCAAGCACCAAGGATCTCGACGAACACCAGTACGCGGTGCAGAGCCTGCTGGTGGCGCTGCGCCCGCACGTGCGGGCGCTCGCGGCGAGCGAGCAGCCCTTCCTGCTGAAGCTGCCGAATCTCTTCCACCTCGCGACCGACGTCGAGGGCGAGCTGTCCGACGGAGAGTCCGCCCTGGATCTCGTCGGCGCGCTGCACCCGACCGCTGCCGTCGCGGGGACCCCGACCGACGTCGCGATCGCCGCCATCCGCGAGCTCGAGCCCTTCGACCGTGGCCGTTACGCGGGGCCCGTCGGGTGGGTGGATGCCGCGGGCGACGGAGAGTGGGCGATCGCGCTGCGCTGCGCGCAGTTCGACACGGATGCCGACGCGGATGCCCCGATCGCCGTCACCGCGTACGCGGGTGCCGGAATCGTCGCCGGGAGCGACCCCGAGACCGAGCTGCTCGAGACCCGGGTGAAGTTCCGGCCGCTCGTCGACGCTCTGGCCTAG